In the Primulina eburnea isolate SZY01 unplaced genomic scaffold, ASM2296580v1 ctg739_ERROPOS11973397, whole genome shotgun sequence genome, one interval contains:
- the LOC140821856 gene encoding probable inactive receptor kinase At5g67200 isoform X2: MPPDSANFQLNHPLSILEMKLDVVQLLFSLSFMPFVLSLRATNRGSGGVGVDSGAVAYLPSDAVSLLAFKLAADLDGKLLYTTNERFDYCQWQGVKCAQGRVVGYIVQGFGLRGTISDAALTNLDQLRVLSLKNNSLFGPLPDFSLLINLKTLFLDHNYFSGAFPLSLLSLHSILILDLSHNNFTGILPGNLTVLGRLGYLRLDSNQFSGPIPPLNQTLLEVFNVSNNNLTGPVPVTPTLKKFKVSSFLHNPNLCGEIINKPCPDSPFFNSSTGSASVASPPSPLLQNAQSQQGLSIVSPSNQHKHRKNIGLILVFVIGVLIITAAGLSFGALIRKRRQNRDQIEAIEEIQFPEETTVTKTQRDTTLVSLRTDQNSNPGNQEAKKLKSDEQKKVIKSGKLLFCSGDEEDYTIDQLMRASAELLGRGTLGTTYKAVMASQFIVSVKRLDACKTAITSGDEFEQHMEVVGMLRHPNLVPMRAYFQAKQERLIIYDYHPNGSLFNLIHGSRSSRAKPLHWTSCLKIAEDVAQGLAYIHQASKFIHGNLKSSNVLLGSDFEACLTDYCLSTLADPSSDDDPNNTGYKAPENRKSARKSTAKSDVYAFGTLLLELLTGKPPSQHPFLAPPDMPDWVRAMREDDAEDDTRLRMLVEVASMCSLTSTEQRPTMWQVLKMITNIKEIMDDSSRNLQNGYL, from the exons ATGCCTCCAGATTCGGCCAACTTCCAGCTAAACCATCCGTTGTCCATTCTTGAAATGAAGCTCGACGTGGTGCAACTgttattttctttatcatttatgcCTTTCGTGCTCAGCCTTCGCGCTACCAACAGAGGGAGCGGAGGTGTCGGCGTAGATTCTGGCGCTGTGGCCTATCTTCCCTCTGATGCTGTCTCACTTCTCGCATTCAAGTTAGCGGCGGACCTGGATGGGAAACTTCTTTACACCACTAACGAAAGGTTCGATTACTGCCAATGGCAAGGCGTCAAATGCGCGCAAGGCCGCGTCGTGGGGTACATTGTCCAGGGCTTCGGCCTCCGGGGAACTATTTCCGACGCCGCGCTCACCAACCTCGACCAGCTCCGAGTCTTGAGTCTGAAAAACAACTCGCTCTTCGGTCCCCTCCCTGATTTCTCCCTTCTCATAAACCTTAAAACTCTCTTTCTAGACCACAACTACTTCTCCGGAGCTTTTCCACTCTCCCTTTTGTCCCTCCACAGTATCTTGATTCTAGATTTGTCTCATAACAACTTCACCGGCATCTTACCGGGAAATTTGACCGTTTTAGGCCGGCTGGGCTACCTCCGGCTGGATTCAAACCAGTTCAGTGGGCCCATTCCTCCATTAAATCAGACATTATTGGAAGTGTTCAATGTTTCTAATAATAACCTCACCGGTCCTGTACCTGTGACCCCAACTCTCAAAAAGTTCAAAGTTTCTTCCTTTCTGCATAATCCCAACCTCTGCGGTGAAATTATCAACAAACCTTGTCCAGATTCACCTTTCTTTAACTCATCGACCGGCAGCGCCAGCGTAGCCTCACCTCCATCGCCGCTTCTGCAGAACGCACAGTCCCAGCAAGGGTTAAGCATTGTTTCACCCTCGAATCAGCATAAACATCGTAAAAACATAGGCTTGATTCTGGTTTTTGTGATTGGTGTACTGATTATAACGGCAGCTGGTTTAAGTTTTGGGGCGTTGATCAGGAAAAGAAGACAAAACAGAGATCAGATTGAAGCGATCGAAGAAATCCAATTCCCTGAGGAAACCACAGTCACTAAAACTCAGAGGGACACAACTCTAGTTTCACTCCGAACAGATCAAAACTCAAATCCTGGGAATCAAGAAGCCAAGAAACTAAAATCTGACGAGCAGAAAAAGGTGATAAAAAGTGGGAAACTGCTATTTTGTTCTGGGGATGAAGAAGACTACACAATTGATCAGTTAATGAGAGCTTCAGCTGAGCTACTCGGTAGGGGTACTCTAGGTACAACATATAAAGCTGTGATGGCTAGCCAGTTTATTGTGTCTGTAAAGAGATTGGATGCATGCAAAACCGCCATTACAAGTGGTGATGAGTTTGAGCAGCATATGGAAGTTGTTGGTATGCTGAGGCATCCGAATTTGGTTCCTATGAGGGCTTATTTTCAGGCTAAACAAGAAAGGTTGATTATTTATGATTATCACCCTAATGGCAGTCTCTTCAATCTTATTCACG GTTCCAGATCGTCCCGTGCCAAACCTCTTCACTGGACATCATGTCTGAAAATTGCAGAAGATGTTGCACAAGGCCTAGCCTACATTCACCAAGCATCCAAGTTTATCCATGGCAATCTCAAATCTTCCAATGTCTTGTTGGGCTCTGATTTTGAGGCCTGTCTCACGGACTACTGTCTATCAACCCTCGCCGACCCTTCATCGGATGACGACCCTAACAACACAGGCTACAAAGCCCCTGAAAACCGTAAATCAGCTCGAAAATCCACAGCCAAATCTGACGTCTATGCCTTTGGTACCCTCTTGTTAGAGCTCTTGACTGGAAAACCGCCTTCCCAACATCCGTTTCTTGCACCTCCCGACATGCCGGATTGGGTTCGAGCGATGAGAGAAGATGATGCAGAGGATGATACTCGTCTTAGAATGTTGGTCGAGGTTGCGAGTATGTGTAGCTTGACGTCCACCGAGCAGAGGCCGACAATGTGGCAAGTGTTGAAGATGATCACAAATATAAAGGAGATTATGGATGATAGTTCAAGGAATTTGCAGAACGGGTATTTGTGA
- the LOC140821856 gene encoding probable inactive receptor kinase At5g67200 isoform X1, with translation MPPDSANFQLNHPLSILEMKLDVVQLLFSLSFMPFVLSLRATNRGSGGVGVDSGAVAYLPSDAVSLLAFKLAADLDGKLLYTTNERFDYCQWQGVKCAQGRVVGYIVQGFGLRGTISDAALTNLDQLRVLSLKNNSLFGPLPDFSLLINLKTLFLDHNYFSGAFPLSLLSLHSILILDLSHNNFTGILPGNLTVLGRLGYLRLDSNQFSGPIPPLNQTLLEVFNVSNNNLTGPVPVTPTLKKFKVSSFLHNPNLCGEIINKPCPDSPFFNSSTGSASVASPPSPLLQNAQSQQGLSIVSPSNQHKHRKNIGLILVFVIGVLIITAAGLSFGALIRKRRQNRDQIEAIEEIQFPEETTVTKTQRDTTLVSLRTDQNSNPGNQEAKKLKSDEQKKVIKSGKLLFCSGDEEDYTIDQLMRASAELLGRGTLGTTYKAVMASQFIVSVKRLDACKTAITSGDEFEQHMEVVGMLRHPNLVPMRAYFQAKQERLIIYDYHPNGSLFNLIHAGSRSSRAKPLHWTSCLKIAEDVAQGLAYIHQASKFIHGNLKSSNVLLGSDFEACLTDYCLSTLADPSSDDDPNNTGYKAPENRKSARKSTAKSDVYAFGTLLLELLTGKPPSQHPFLAPPDMPDWVRAMREDDAEDDTRLRMLVEVASMCSLTSTEQRPTMWQVLKMITNIKEIMDDSSRNLQNGYL, from the exons ATGCCTCCAGATTCGGCCAACTTCCAGCTAAACCATCCGTTGTCCATTCTTGAAATGAAGCTCGACGTGGTGCAACTgttattttctttatcatttatgcCTTTCGTGCTCAGCCTTCGCGCTACCAACAGAGGGAGCGGAGGTGTCGGCGTAGATTCTGGCGCTGTGGCCTATCTTCCCTCTGATGCTGTCTCACTTCTCGCATTCAAGTTAGCGGCGGACCTGGATGGGAAACTTCTTTACACCACTAACGAAAGGTTCGATTACTGCCAATGGCAAGGCGTCAAATGCGCGCAAGGCCGCGTCGTGGGGTACATTGTCCAGGGCTTCGGCCTCCGGGGAACTATTTCCGACGCCGCGCTCACCAACCTCGACCAGCTCCGAGTCTTGAGTCTGAAAAACAACTCGCTCTTCGGTCCCCTCCCTGATTTCTCCCTTCTCATAAACCTTAAAACTCTCTTTCTAGACCACAACTACTTCTCCGGAGCTTTTCCACTCTCCCTTTTGTCCCTCCACAGTATCTTGATTCTAGATTTGTCTCATAACAACTTCACCGGCATCTTACCGGGAAATTTGACCGTTTTAGGCCGGCTGGGCTACCTCCGGCTGGATTCAAACCAGTTCAGTGGGCCCATTCCTCCATTAAATCAGACATTATTGGAAGTGTTCAATGTTTCTAATAATAACCTCACCGGTCCTGTACCTGTGACCCCAACTCTCAAAAAGTTCAAAGTTTCTTCCTTTCTGCATAATCCCAACCTCTGCGGTGAAATTATCAACAAACCTTGTCCAGATTCACCTTTCTTTAACTCATCGACCGGCAGCGCCAGCGTAGCCTCACCTCCATCGCCGCTTCTGCAGAACGCACAGTCCCAGCAAGGGTTAAGCATTGTTTCACCCTCGAATCAGCATAAACATCGTAAAAACATAGGCTTGATTCTGGTTTTTGTGATTGGTGTACTGATTATAACGGCAGCTGGTTTAAGTTTTGGGGCGTTGATCAGGAAAAGAAGACAAAACAGAGATCAGATTGAAGCGATCGAAGAAATCCAATTCCCTGAGGAAACCACAGTCACTAAAACTCAGAGGGACACAACTCTAGTTTCACTCCGAACAGATCAAAACTCAAATCCTGGGAATCAAGAAGCCAAGAAACTAAAATCTGACGAGCAGAAAAAGGTGATAAAAAGTGGGAAACTGCTATTTTGTTCTGGGGATGAAGAAGACTACACAATTGATCAGTTAATGAGAGCTTCAGCTGAGCTACTCGGTAGGGGTACTCTAGGTACAACATATAAAGCTGTGATGGCTAGCCAGTTTATTGTGTCTGTAAAGAGATTGGATGCATGCAAAACCGCCATTACAAGTGGTGATGAGTTTGAGCAGCATATGGAAGTTGTTGGTATGCTGAGGCATCCGAATTTGGTTCCTATGAGGGCTTATTTTCAGGCTAAACAAGAAAGGTTGATTATTTATGATTATCACCCTAATGGCAGTCTCTTCAATCTTATTCACG CAGGTTCCAGATCGTCCCGTGCCAAACCTCTTCACTGGACATCATGTCTGAAAATTGCAGAAGATGTTGCACAAGGCCTAGCCTACATTCACCAAGCATCCAAGTTTATCCATGGCAATCTCAAATCTTCCAATGTCTTGTTGGGCTCTGATTTTGAGGCCTGTCTCACGGACTACTGTCTATCAACCCTCGCCGACCCTTCATCGGATGACGACCCTAACAACACAGGCTACAAAGCCCCTGAAAACCGTAAATCAGCTCGAAAATCCACAGCCAAATCTGACGTCTATGCCTTTGGTACCCTCTTGTTAGAGCTCTTGACTGGAAAACCGCCTTCCCAACATCCGTTTCTTGCACCTCCCGACATGCCGGATTGGGTTCGAGCGATGAGAGAAGATGATGCAGAGGATGATACTCGTCTTAGAATGTTGGTCGAGGTTGCGAGTATGTGTAGCTTGACGTCCACCGAGCAGAGGCCGACAATGTGGCAAGTGTTGAAGATGATCACAAATATAAAGGAGATTATGGATGATAGTTCAAGGAATTTGCAGAACGGGTATTTGTGA
- the LOC140822033 gene encoding uncharacterized protein encodes MKIKFGSPLIQLYFNPDPKLNPLIRFMAAQSQPLSTQSFPTIEEDDTLCSSEASVIPTEKESAPLGDPNGYLTGEANIERAWSHWKKLGCPKLLVAPMVDNSELPFRLLCRKYGAQAAYTPMLHSRIFSENHKYRAEEFTTCKEDRPLFVQFCANDPDVLLEAARRVEPFCDYVDINFGCPQRIARRGNYGAFLMDNLPLVRSLVEKLSKNLNVLVSCKIRIFPDLQDTINYAKMLEDAGCSLLAVHGRTRDEKDGKKFRANWNAVRAVRDVVRIPVLANGNIRHVDDAWQCIEETGVEGVLSAESLLENPALFSGYRTAEWVHENEENTQEGKLDQGDLLVEYLKFCEKYPVPWRMVRSHVHKMLGDWFRLHPNVRNDLNSQHKLTFEFLYDIVNRLRELGVQMPLILSGNGSSV; translated from the exons ATGAAAATCAAATTTGGATCACCTCTGATCCAGCTCTACTTCAACCCTGACCCGAAACTGAATCCTCTCATCCGGTTCATGGCTGCCCAATCTCAACCCCTCTCTACACAATCCTTCCCCACCATTGAAGAAGACGATACTCTCTGCTCGTCAGAAGCTTCAGTTATTCCTACAGAGAAAGAATCCGCTCCTTTGGGTGATCCGAATGGGTACTTGACCGGTGAGGCCAACATCGAGAGGGCCTGGTCCCATTGGAAGAAATTGGGCTGCCCCAAGCTCCTGGTGGCCCCCATGGTGGACAACTCGGAGCTGCCCTTTCGTCTTCTCTGCCGTAAGTACGGCGCTCAAGCTGCCTACACTCCAATGCTTCACTCTAGAATTTTCAGTGAAAACCACAAGTATCGGGCAGAAGAATTTACAACATGTAAG gaggataggcctttgttTGTGCAATTCTGCGCTAATGATCCGGATGTTTTGCTGGAGGCAGCACGGAGAGTGGAGCCTTTCTGTGATTATGTCGACATCAATTTTGG TTGTCCCCAACGTATTGCAAGACGGGGGAATTATGGTGCTTTCCTCATGGATAATCTTCCTCTTGTTAGGTCCCTAGTTGAAAAATTGTCTAAAAACCTTAACGTTCTGGTGTCATGCAAAATTCGAATATTTCCAGATTTGCAAGATACCATTAATTATGCCAAAATGCTGGAGGATGCTGGTTGTTCTCTTTTAGCTGTACATGGAAGAACAAGAGATGAAAAGGATGGAAAGAAATTCCGGGCTAACTGGAATGCCGTCAGAGCGGTTAGAGATGTGGTTAGAATTCCTGTCCTTGCTAATGGAAATATACGGCACGTGGATGACGCCTGGCAGTGTATAGAAGAGACTGGTGTCGAAGGGGTACTTTCAGCGGAGTCTCTTCTCGAGAATCCAGCTCTGTTTAGTGGATATCGAACTGCTGAATGGGTACATGAGAATGAAGAAAATACTCAAGAAGGGAAACTGGACCAAGGTGATCTGTTGGTGGAATATTTGAAGTTCTGTGAGAAATATCCAGTTCCATGGCGAATGGTTCGTTCACACGTGCACAAGATGTTGGGAGACTGGTTCAGACTTCATCCAAATGTAAGAAACGATCTTAATTCACAGCACAAGCTCACGTTTGAATTTCTTTATGACATCGTGAACCGACTTAGAGAACTTGGTGTTCAGATGCCTCTTATATTATCTGGAAATGGTAGTTCAGTATAA